Proteins found in one Aspergillus chevalieri M1 DNA, chromosome 2, nearly complete sequence genomic segment:
- a CDS encoding zinc metalloproteinase family protein (COG:S;~EggNog:ENOG410PHFV;~InterPro:IPR021917,IPR036404,IPR001229;~PFAM:PF12044): MPFFSNFRRRSKASFKSNDTRSNESQSNGEVTSGQSSLTLDTSSHSSVTPPSSIKPNGTSSSPNLPALNEAPTTNSSSTSSGGTSMPATVPPQRPGPYVTPSQRNSTFGGSSMSVNSAARSPVPSSPYAPRIISVADGSWVHQKVLLVYGQIGDPRLHPLDGCVTVNHHHDSYPPVSWPVNSSHFKALVHLSPGPNRLRFDFVSSKLSSGSSHPAIHSTWICINHLPLVNTAPLHLVMLLGKDSDGTFDAVPERVQREGNGLEIATKKYRMAAYLWQAFTGEQMFRNNFGRRCFRFEEEWQTGTLSRRDTAMGQMRNEAKVHVVRTDKTVAELRDLEIAQQHGPATKKDELFRIAKAAVRDYFHPQPGQKQYVAVMLMDSHWDKQSQVITGHAALGSGGDDIKMAIFGSHSLQSYPSSLEEVVEALSDCTRTDTSFVANDCGEAGSNWESAVLGIGAHLHEVGHLFGSPHQESGVMLRDYVRLNRTFMTREPFSTRTKTQGLKLCLPQDECSWHRLDVLRFRFHPCFRLPGDAPMISDDSVQVWPVESGKILFTATSGVAFIELYAEGDDVCHGFIEYVNTESSSNGLPKQVTVTENELRQRLAGSDKDKKKKKLKLNVVSGALGSYAVDDIGSLGSKLSLVKLPKSQSGYMSGKLGFSQMEGSQPEQLLLDCAFVSTKLLTSVKVYHGLALDGLEFFYEDATSQLFGKRGGKPGGDEFVFDIRRGEILLGFYVRAGAWIDGIEILTSLGRKSGVYGNANGGSGHTLIPPLGYKVAGISGSSGAWVDGFSLIIMH, from the exons AtgcccttcttctccaacttccgCCGTCGTTCTAAGGCCAGCTTCAAGTCCAACGACACCAGATCCAATGAATCGCAGTCTAATGGTGAAGTGACTTCTGGTCAATCTTCTTTGACTCTCGATACGTCCTCTCACAGCTCCGTTACTCCTCCGTCCTCTATCAAGCCCAATGGTACTTCGTCGTCGCCAAATCTTCCCGCGCTGAATGAAGCTCCTAccaccaacagcagcagcacgagCAGTGGAGGAACCAGCATGCCGGCAACCGTGCCGCCCCAACGGCCGGGTCCGTATGTGACCCCATCTCAACGGAATAGCACCTTC GGTGGAAGCTCCATGTCAGTCAACAGTGCTGCCCGGTCGCCAGTGCCCTCCTCTCCCTACGCTCCGAGAATTATCTCCGTCGCAGATGGTTCATGG GTACACCAAAAGGTGCTGCTCGTTTACGGTCAGATAGGTGACCCAAGACTGCATCCGCTGGACGGATGTGTCACCGTCAACCATCATCACGATAGCTATCCCCCGGTCTCGTGGCCCGTTAACTCCTCGCACTTCAAAGCTCTCGTCCACCTCTCCCCGGGACCGAACCGACTGCGATTCGACTTTGTCTCCTCGAAATTATCGTCCGGAAGCTCTCATCCCGCGATTCATTCGACATGGATCTGTATCAATCACTTGCCTTTAGTCAATACTGCACCCCTTCATCTGGTCATGCTGTTAGGGAAAGATTCGGATGGAACCTTTGATGCGGTGCCGGAGCGAGTGCAGCGTGAAGGGAATGGGCTGGAAATTGCCACAAAAAAGTATCGCATGGCTGCGTACCTTTGGCAAGCGTTCACAGGCGAGCAGATGTTCCGCAACAACTTCGGGCGTCGTTGCTTCCGGTTTGAGGAAGAGTGGCAGACTGGCACCTTGAGCCGTCGCGATACCGCTATGGGACAGATGCGCAACGAGGCCAAAGTTCATGTCGTCCGGACTGACAAGACGGTCGCGGAGCTCAGGGACCTCGAAATCGCTCAGCAGCATGGTCCGGCCACCAAAAAGGACGAATTGTTCCGTATTGCGAAGGCGGCCGTGCGGGATTATTTCCATCCCCAACCTGGGCAAAAACAGTACGTCGCAGTCATGCTCATGGATTCGCACTGGGACAAGCAATCCCAGGTCATCACTGGCCACGCGGCTCTCGGATCAGGAGGTGACGATATCAAGATGGCCATCTTCGGTTCGCACAGTCTTCAGAGCTATCCGTCCAGTTTGGAAGAGGTTGTGGAAGCCCTCTCCGATTGCACGCGCACCGACACCTCATTCGTCGCAAACGATTGCGGCGAGGCTGGTTCGAACTGGGAATCTGCCGTCTTGGGGATCGGAGCTCATCTCCACGAAGTCGGCCATCTCTTTGGGTCTCCGCACCAGGAGTCGGGCGTCATGCTCCGAGACTATGTGCGTCTGAACCGGACATTCATGACGCGGGAGCCGTTTTCCACTCGCACCAAGACTCAGGGACTGAAGTTATGTTTGCCTCAGGATGAATGCAGCTGGCACCGTCTGGACGTTTTGCGTTTCCGTTTCCACCCCTGCTTCCGATTGCCGGGGGATGCTCCCATGATTTCGGACGATAGCGTTCAGGTCTGGCCTGTGGAAAGCGGAAAGATTCTTTTCACCGCTACGTCGGGCGTGGCGTTCATTGAATTATATGCTGAGGGAGATGATGTCTGCCACGGCTTCATCGAATATGTAAACACCGAGTCTAGTAGCAATGGGCTTCCGAAGCAAGTCACTGTCACAGAGAACGAACTCCGACAACGTTTAGCTGGAAGTGAcaaggacaagaagaagaagaagcttaAGTTGAACGTTGTGTCTGGGGCTCTTGGCAGTTATGCTGTGGATGATATCGGGAGTTTGGGCTCCAAACTGTCTCTGGTGAAATTACCCAAGAGCCAGTCGGGGTATATGAGCGGAAAACTCGGGTTCTCGCAGATGGAAGGCAGCCAACCCGAACAGCTCTTGTTGGACTGCGCCTTTGTTTCCACTAAGCTGTTAACCTCGGTTAAAGTTTATCATGGACTAGCCCTGGATGGGCTAGAGTTCTTCTATGAAGATGCCACGAGCCAGCTCTTTGGCAAACGGGGCGGCAAGCCTGGTGGAGATGAATTCGTGTTTG ATATTCGACGAGGCGAGATTTTACTGGGATTCTACGTCAGAGCTGGAGCTTGGATCGACGGTATTGAGATCCTCACGAGCCTGGGACGGAAATCGGGAGTGTATGGGAATGCGAACGGAGGTTCAGG ACACACGTTGATACCACCACTAGGTTATAAGGTAGCTGGCATTTCCGGCTCCAGTGGAGCTTGGGTGGACGGATTCTCGTTGATTATCATGCATTGA
- a CDS encoding uncharacterized protein (TransMembrane:2 (o35-57i69-92o)) codes for MIVALFKPAFIHGTARGMPLWMARVSGPAAAPPSLFSLASLFVRFSQCSFFLLHNLLHNSSPIDRSSSSYLSVCIFVLISPTGPYISVFGLLTVVPHPFLSFVCWDLRSPTSHLLPPWLLRIL; via the coding sequence ATGATTGTAGCTCTGTTTAAGCCTGCATTCATTCATGGCACTGCGCGAGGGATGCCGCTGTGGATGGCACGCGTTTCCGGGCCTGCTGCCGCTCCaccttctctcttctctctggCTTCTCTCTTTGTCCGCTTCTCTCAATGCAgttttttccttcttcataATTTGCTTCATAACTCCAGTCCAATTGACAGATCCTCGAGTTCCTATTTGTCTGTTTGCATCTTTGTCCTCATTTCTCCAACTGGTCCTTATATTTCGGTTTTCGGTCTTCTGACTGTCGTTCCCCATCCCTTCCTATCTTTCGTTTGCTGGGACCTCCGTTCTCCAACCTCAcatcttctccctccctgGCTGCTTAGGATTTTGTGA
- a CDS encoding uncharacterized protein (SECRETED:SignalP(1-22);~TransMembrane:1 (n7-19c24/25o235-252i)): protein MAPRINLLVVMLVSFLTVFGLARGTVGSMYNAEDEHSLLKLLAEHEPPTLARYQLFPRGDVGVVTITETVCGREPGASQTSSAFDSVPGVSTTSSAIVSSDTAIPSDTAISPGTSVSFSTSVPASDVVPSSTATSSTTIAPSSTTLWTSTLASSLSSTLGVAPITSSSAVTPSSGFSSISSSASSGFSTSISSPATHSASEIASSKTTGNAATATAPDSASTSEPSKSDAAFRPTGARAAMVVLLTLLSILFA, encoded by the exons ATGGCTCCCCGCATCAACCTCTTGGTCGTCATGCTTGTGTCGTTCCTGACCGTCTTTGGATTGGCTCGTG GAACCGTAGGAAGCATGTACAACGCAGAAGATGAACACTCTCTGTTGAAGCTTCTCGCTG AACACGAACCTCCCACCTTGGCCAGATACCAGCTCTTCCCTCGTGGTG ATGTGGGTGTTGTGACTATTACTGAGACTGTTTGCGGACGCGAGCCTGGAGCGTCACAGACCTCCAGTGCCTTTGATAGCGTGCCTGGCGTTTCCACTACGTCCAGTGCCATTGTTTCGTCTGACACTGCTATCCCATCTGACACTGCTATCTCTCCCGGCACTTCTGTCTCGTTCAGCACTTCTGTGCCGGCTAGTGACGTCGTCCCGTCTAGCACGGCCACCTCGTCCACTACCATTGCCCCGTCCAGCACCACCCTCTGGACCAGCACCCTGGCTTCCAGTTTGTCAAGCACACTCGGCGTGGCTCCAATCACGTCTAGCAGTGCGGTGACTCCGTCATCTGGCTTTTCTTCTATCTCATCATCGGCTTCATCTGGGTTTTCTACTTCTATCTCTTCGCCAGCTACTCATTCTGCTTCTGAAATCGCCAGCTCGAAGACGACTGGAAACGCTGCGACGGCGACCGCCCCAGATTCGGCTTCAACTTCTGAGCCTTCCAAGTCGGATGCTGCTTTCCGCCCCACGGGAGCACGCGCTGCCATGGTGGTGTTGCTGACGCTCTTGAGCATCCTGTTTGCCTAG
- a CDS encoding uncharacterized protein (COG:S;~EggNog:ENOG410PMUJ) translates to MAPNQPPSSDKTIRKIDIAQVSLSLQDRLGLAKVKYQNGRLHKLDSTLNEDRKALFLDSDNKPSDSSSDLSRSRCETPLTSPPLHTSTYSKELPRSSRNKHAATFNSHLMQPMLSASRKRIRSDLSPERAAKTPRASWKCTHQLPESSPGFSRRPRNAIHHPPLLSESATMPELSSPVPYHAHSDDENDPDLPVHSFQHVGSMVSSSPPRTPPPRHSRQSRTERELQNEDGADLLLFLANSPTPARTAVKTQPRDFPPSTPPSQHAVLPGLTPTPGGGGLFGNIGTPNQQFNFADFVNVTPSPAQPPWGGRTPGGPTRTPLAARDARRRLNFDNLVPPSAESPKNREKGPGAPLQLGGELRP, encoded by the exons ATGGCCCCCAACCAGCCTCCCAGCTCCGACAAGACCATCCGGAAAATTGACATTGCACAG GTCTCCCTCAGTCTTCAAGATCGGTTAGGCCTCGCCAAAGTCAAGTACCAGAACGGTCGTCTACACAAACTAGACTCTACTCTGAATGAGGACCGGAAGGCACTCTTTCTGGACAGTGACAACAAACCCTCCGACTCCTCGTCTGACCTCTCCCGAAGCCGTTGCGAAACGCCCTTGACATCGCCCCCTTTACATACCTCGACATATTCAAAAGAGTTGCCTCGATCCTCTCGGAATAAGCATGCGGCCACATTCAATTCTCATCTGATGCAGCCTATGCTGTCGGCCAGTCGGAAACGGATAAGGTCGGATTTGAGTCCTGAGCGTGCGGCTAAAACTCCACGGGCTTCCTGGAAGTGTACACATCAGCTGCCTGAATCGTCTCCGGGCTTTAGTCGACGTCCGCGGAATGCTATCCACCACCCACCTCTCCTGTCTGAGAGTGCAACGATGCCGGAGCTCTCGTCGCCTGTCCCGTATCATGCTCATTCGGACGATGAAAATGATCCAGACCTTCCTGTTCACAGTTTCCAGCACGTCGGCTCCATGGTGAGCTCGTCTCCCCCTCGTACTCCGCCGCCCAGACATTCTCGTCAGTCCCGGACTGAGCGAGAACTGCAGAACGAAGATGGTGCggatcttctcctcttcttagCCAATTCGCCTACTCCGGCAAGAACAGCAGTGAAGACACAGCCGCGGGATTTCCCTCCGTCCACCCCGCCCAGCCAGCATGCTGTATTGCCCGGACTGACACCCACacctggtggaggtggaCTGTTTGGTAACATTGGGACTCCCAATCAACAATTCAATTTTGCCGATTTTGTCAATGTGACTCCAAGTCCCGCGCAGCCCCCATGGGGCGGTCGTACTCCTGGGGGTCCTACACGAACGCCTCTTGCCGCCAGAGATGCCAGAAGACGGCTTAACTTTGACAACCTAGTACCGCCAAGTGCTGAGAGCCCCAAGAACCGCGAGAAGGGACCGGGTGCGCCCTTACAGCTCGGTGGAGAATTGCGACCTTAG
- a CDS encoding grainyhead-like protein (COG:K;~EggNog:ENOG410PJAG;~InterPro:IPR007604;~PFAM:PF04516): MFRNRNNSQKPNTELIQKFQRMFSDVIPGAAQSQRRNGSIGEAARPLPENDMKTIDTQELPRVNPFSPLVDPNALSMLSFAHQPNGILTPNLGGFNPAFHSQHAGDLHTPTMGLDMINSLSQLGPMDQDATGMGLNQYGQSLFSNTNPFQNQQPFAQQPAFAPPSVLVHRDSGYDAAMDESIENSSLNDFDMQADPSVKSTQMSEQPNMLADQKFRYNVSLRAPTAMIKSPGDIPITYLNKGQAYALSIVDSKPPAMSTKLVQYRTFVRVSFQEEEQRAKPAACWQLWKEGRGLSEAHQRGGKLQAVEYVDPFQGGDEDRKGRQVQIENTSFDGFCVTWTANPATGTSDCTIPVRFNFLSTDFSHSKGVKGIPVRLCAKTQLVSDDGAGSEHEVSYCQVKLFRDHGAERKLSNDVAHVKKTIEKLRQQITQAEMGAGNNGKRKRTNASVAINGGDFRPPKITKHRRTWSMDSRDGTERVSLEDDLHAKLAAMQEMFTSTRPVSNLNLQGEEQDDPDLFPVQLPGGTPLSGKKSELTLRGTRSSIDGVLSPAASNLSHSPRNAWNPIPGQFQYDSGYQGSMGSSRGSSIPTSEISLSRPVKVQRISADPNVSTGYIEAVDIDPTYRPPAEHPPKPIACFYLRFPRNETQKDDFYRAVYLSERTVSDLMEKISHKQLLDPSRVVRVLHVKENGLKIMVDDDVVRELPDGQDMDVEISETSDALEGSEQPPVELKLSY, from the exons ATGTTCCGCAACAG AaacaactcccagaagccAAACACCGAACTCATTCAGAAATTCCAAAGAATGTTCTCTGATGTGATCCCCGGGGCCGCACAATCGCAACGACGAAATGGCTCCATCGGAGAGGCAGCGAG GCCTTTGCCCGAAAATGACATGAAAACAATCGATACGCAAGAACTTCCTCGCGTGAACCCGTTCTCTCCTCTCGTCGATCCGAATGCCCTTTCTATGTTGTCTTTTGCCCACCAACCGAACGGCATCTTGACTCCCAACCTTGGCGGCTTCAATCCCGCGTTCCATAGTCAACATGCCGGCGATTTGCATACTCCCACCATGGGATTGGATATGATCAATTCGCTCTCGCAGCTAGGCCCCATGGATCAAGACGCGACAGGCATGGGTCTCAACCAATATGGTCAATCTCTCTTCTCAAACACGAATCCATTCCAAAACCAGCAGCCCTTCGCCCAGCAACCGGCATTTGCCCCGCCAAGTGTACTCGTACATCGCGATTCGGGATACGACGCTGCCATGGATGAATCCATCGAGAACTCCTCGCTCAATGACTTTGATATGCAGGCCGATCCATCAGTGAAATCAACGCAGATGTCAGAGCAACCCAACATGCTTGCAGATCAGAA ATTCCGGTACAATGTGTCGTTGCGCGCTCCGACTGCCATGATCAAAAGCCCGGGGGATATCCCGATCACATATCTGAACAAAGGCCAAGCGTATGCGCTTTCCATAGTCGATTCAAAACCGCCTGCCATGAGCACGAAGCTGGTCCAATACAGAACGTTCGTCCGAGTGTCGTTCCAAGAGGAGGAGCAACGGGCAAAACCGGCTGCATGCTGGCAATTATGGAAGGAGGGCAGAGGTTTGAGCGAGGCGCATCAGCGCGGCGGCAAGCTTCAAGCTGTCGAGTACGTCGATCCGTTCCAGGGTGGAGACGAGGACCGGAAGGGTCGCCAGGTTCAAATCGAGAACACTTCATTCGATGGTTTCTGCGTCACATGGACCGCGAACCCCGCCACAGGGACATCGGATTGTACCATTCCCGTCCGGTTCAACTTCCTCTCCACGGATTTCAGTCATTCAAAGGGTGTCAAGGGCATTCCTGTTCGGCTGTGCGCGAAGACACAATTGGTATCTGACGATGGAGCCGGTTCGGAGCACGAAGTGAGCTACTGCCAAGTTAAGCTTTTCCGTGATCACGGTGCCGAACGCAAGCTGTCGAACGATGTGGCCCATGTGAAGAAGACAATCGAAAAGCTCCGCCAGCAGATTACCCAAGCAGAGATGGGCGCCGGCAACAATGGGAAACGGAAGCGCACCAACGCCTCTGTCGCTATCAATGGCGGAGATTTTCGCCCTCCAAAAATCACGAAACACAGACGAACATGGTCGATGGATTCGCGGGACGGTACAGAGAGGGTATCATTGGAGGACGATTTGCATGCCAAGCTGGCGGCGATGCAGGAGATGTTCACCTCTACCCGCCCTGTCAGCAACCTTAATCTGCAAGGAGAGGAACAGGACGACCCGGATCTGTTCCCGGTCCAACTTCCAGGTGGCACTCCTCTTTCCGGCAAGAAGTCGGAACTCACCCTTCGGGGAACCCGGTCGAGTATCGATGGAGTGCTATCGCCCGCGGCGAGTAACCTATCACACTCTCCACGCAACGCTTGGAACCCAATTCCTGGACAGTTCCAGTATGATTCGGGATACCAAGGCTCGATGGGTAGCTCCCGGGGTAGCTCTATCCCTACCTCTGAGATTTCGTTGTCCCGACCTGTCAAGGTTCAAAGGATCTCGGCAGATCCTAATGTTTCGACTGGTTACATTGAAGCAGTGGACATCGACCCAACCTACCGACCGCCAGCAGAGCATCCACCCAAACCAA TTGCATGTTTCTATCTGCGTTTCCCACGCAATGAAACACagaaggacgacttttatcGTGCTGTGTATCTGAGCGAGCGGACAGTCAGTGATCTGATGGAGAAAATCTCGCACAAGCAGCTTCTTGATCCGAGTCGCGTTGTGCGCGTCCTCCATGTTAAAGAAAACGGCCTGAAGATCATGGTGGATGACGACGTCGTCCGTGAACTCCCGGATGGTCAAGATATGGATGTCGAAATTTCCGAGACTTCCGACGCATTAGAAGGCAGTGAACAGCCCCCGGTCGAGTTGAAGCTGAGCTATTAA